A window of the Streptomyces albireticuli genome harbors these coding sequences:
- a CDS encoding energy-coupling factor ABC transporter permease: protein MHVPDGFIDAPVSLATGALAAAAVATALRGARRELDDRAAPLAGLVAAFVFAVQMLNFPVAAGTSGHLLGGALAAILVGPYTAVLCISVVLLMQGVLFADGGLTALGVNITDMGVVTTLVAYGTFRALLALLPRRRSGVTAASFVAALVSVPAAACAFTFLYALGGTTDVPLGKVFTAMVGVHVLIGIGEAAITALTVGAVIAVRPDLVHGARGLVRPLELRTSRAPAPEPVPARAPVPARRSVRRVWAAGLAAALVCAGGVSYYASTSPDGLEKVAHDKGLDSKTEEHAAKGSPLADYQVKDVSDTRISGGLAGVIGVGATLAAGTGVFLVVRRRRSRTAASAAEAPAAGSV, encoded by the coding sequence ATGCACGTCCCCGACGGATTCATCGACGCCCCGGTCTCCCTCGCCACCGGCGCCCTCGCCGCGGCGGCCGTCGCCACCGCCCTCCGTGGCGCGCGCCGCGAGCTCGACGACAGGGCGGCACCGCTCGCCGGCCTCGTCGCCGCCTTCGTCTTCGCCGTCCAGATGCTCAACTTCCCCGTCGCCGCCGGTACCAGCGGACACCTCCTGGGCGGTGCCCTCGCCGCGATACTCGTCGGCCCGTACACCGCCGTCCTCTGCATATCCGTCGTCCTGCTGATGCAGGGAGTGCTCTTCGCGGACGGCGGCCTCACCGCGCTCGGCGTCAACATCACCGACATGGGCGTCGTCACCACCCTCGTGGCCTACGGCACCTTCCGCGCGCTCCTCGCCCTCCTGCCCCGCCGCAGGTCCGGCGTCACCGCCGCCTCGTTCGTCGCCGCGCTGGTGTCCGTACCGGCCGCCGCCTGCGCCTTCACCTTCCTCTACGCCCTCGGCGGCACCACCGACGTCCCGCTCGGCAAGGTCTTCACGGCCATGGTCGGCGTGCACGTCCTCATCGGCATCGGCGAGGCCGCCATCACCGCCCTGACGGTCGGCGCGGTGATCGCCGTGCGGCCCGACCTCGTGCACGGCGCCCGCGGGCTCGTACGGCCGCTGGAACTGCGGACGTCCAGGGCGCCCGCCCCGGAGCCCGTGCCCGCGCGGGCCCCCGTCCCCGCCCGCCGCTCCGTCCGCCGGGTGTGGGCCGCCGGCCTCGCCGCCGCCCTCGTCTGCGCCGGCGGCGTCAGCTACTACGCCTCCACCAGCCCCGACGGCCTGGAGAAGGTCGCCCACGACAAGGGCCTCGACAGCAAGACCGAGGAACACGCCGCCAAGGGCTCCCCCCTCGCCGACTACCAGGTCAAGGACGTCTCCGACACCCGGATCTCCGGCGGCCTCGCCGGGGTGATCGGCGTCGGCGCCACCCTCGCCGCCGGCACCGGTGTCTTCCTCGTCGTCCGCCGGCGCCGCTCCCGCACGGCCGCGTCCGCCGCGGAGGCCCCGGCGGCCGGGTCCGTCTGA
- the cbiQ gene encoding cobalt ECF transporter T component CbiQ, producing the protein MGAGHASHRLYRPGRSPVHALPPHCKLLAVLAFVLVVVSTPRTAVWAFALYAALLAVVAATARIPAAVLLRRMLIEVPFVAFAVLMPFVAEGERVRVLGLALSEAGLWGAWNVLAKGTLGVAASVLLAATTELRALLLGLQRLRLPPLLVQIASFMIRYGDVVADELRRMRVARASRGFRARGVRHWGVLARTAGTLFIRSYERGERVHLAMVSRGYAGAVPVIDEVTATRAQWARAAALPVAALAVCAGGWAYAAG; encoded by the coding sequence ATGGGCGCCGGCCACGCCTCCCACCGGCTCTACCGGCCCGGCCGCTCCCCGGTGCACGCGCTGCCCCCGCACTGCAAGCTCCTCGCCGTGCTCGCCTTCGTCCTCGTCGTGGTCTCCACCCCGCGCACCGCGGTCTGGGCCTTCGCGCTGTACGCCGCGCTCCTCGCCGTTGTCGCCGCCACCGCCCGGATCCCCGCGGCCGTCCTCCTCCGCCGGATGCTGATCGAGGTCCCCTTCGTGGCGTTCGCCGTGCTGATGCCGTTCGTCGCCGAGGGGGAGCGGGTGCGCGTCCTCGGTCTCGCCCTCAGCGAAGCCGGCCTCTGGGGCGCCTGGAACGTCCTCGCCAAGGGCACCCTCGGCGTCGCCGCCTCCGTCCTCCTGGCCGCCACCACCGAGCTGCGCGCCCTGCTGCTGGGCCTCCAGCGCCTCCGGCTGCCGCCGCTGCTCGTCCAGATCGCGTCCTTCATGATCCGGTACGGGGACGTCGTCGCCGACGAGCTGCGGCGGATGCGGGTCGCCCGCGCCTCGCGCGGCTTCCGCGCGCGCGGCGTCCGGCACTGGGGCGTGCTGGCCAGGACGGCGGGCACGCTGTTCATCCGCTCCTACGAGCGGGGGGAGCGCGTCCATCTGGCGATGGTCAGCCGGGGGTACGCGGGCGCCGTGCCGGTCATCGACGAGGTGACGGCGACACGGGCGCAGTGGGCGCGGGCGGCGGCTCTGCCGGTGGCGGCTCTGGCGGTGTGCGCGGGTGGGTGGGCGTATGCGGCGGGGTGA
- a CDS encoding energy-coupling factor ABC transporter ATP-binding protein — MPPASPTPPVTPTPYSLEVSGLAYAYPDGHQALFGVDLTVARGERVALLGPNGAGKTTLVLHLNGILGGGLGGVRVGGLPVERRNLAEVRRRVGIVFQDPDDQLFMPTVREDVAFGPATAGVRGPELEARVRKALALVGMEGFADRPPHHLSFGQRRRVAVATVLVMEPEILVLDEPSSNLDPASRRELADILRALDVTVLMVTHDLPYALELCGRAVVLSDGVIVADGATRELLCDEALMRAHRLELPFGFDPRAVTVPGRGPGGGP, encoded by the coding sequence ATGCCCCCCGCATCTCCCACACCTCCCGTAACCCCCACCCCGTACTCCCTGGAAGTCTCCGGCCTCGCCTACGCCTACCCCGACGGCCACCAGGCCCTCTTCGGCGTCGACCTCACGGTCGCCCGCGGCGAGCGCGTCGCCCTGCTCGGCCCGAACGGCGCCGGCAAGACCACCCTGGTCCTCCACCTCAACGGCATCCTCGGCGGCGGCCTGGGCGGTGTCCGGGTCGGCGGGCTGCCGGTGGAGAGGCGGAACCTCGCCGAGGTCCGCCGCCGGGTCGGCATCGTCTTCCAGGACCCCGACGACCAGCTCTTCATGCCCACCGTCCGGGAGGACGTCGCCTTCGGCCCGGCGACGGCCGGGGTGCGCGGGCCCGAGCTGGAGGCGCGCGTACGCAAGGCGCTGGCCCTCGTCGGCATGGAGGGCTTCGCCGACCGGCCCCCGCACCACCTCTCCTTCGGGCAGCGGCGCCGGGTGGCCGTCGCGACCGTCCTCGTCATGGAGCCCGAGATCCTCGTCCTGGACGAGCCGTCCTCCAACCTCGACCCGGCCTCCCGGCGTGAGCTCGCCGACATCCTGCGCGCCCTCGACGTCACCGTCCTGATGGTCACGCACGACCTGCCGTACGCCCTGGAGCTGTGCGGCAGGGCGGTGGTGCTCAGCGACGGCGTGATCGTCGCGGACGGCGCCACGCGGGAGCTGCTCTGCGACGAGGCGCTGATGCGGGCGCACCGGCTGGAGCTGCCGTTCGGCTTCGACCCGCGCGCGGTGACGGTCCCGGGCCGGGGGCCGGGCGGCGGTCCCTGA
- a CDS encoding serine hydrolase domain-containing protein, producing the protein MVDVQGTVADGFEPVRDAFAENFARRGERGAAVTVYRHGRKAVDLWGGTKDADAAPGDTDAAPWLPGTAQIVRSATKGVAAAVLLLLHQRGQVDLDAPVGTYWPEFKANGKERVLVRHLLSHRAGLPVLDTPLTPAEAVDGVSGPRAVAAQAPAWEPGTAHGYHAQTYSWLLGELVHRITGRTTGTWVAEEIARPLAADLWIGLPDAERDRAGRVAGIEPPAAPATPGLRVRPKKSVSAAYDDPDSLTRRAFAAITPLADENDPAYRAAELPASAGIATADGLARFYASLIGDVEGGRRLFAPATLTLARTEESVGPDRVLVVNTRFGLGYMLHGAASPLLAPGSFGHPGRGGSLAFADPESGIAFGYVTNGLQKNVTADPRAQALVRAVGKALAG; encoded by the coding sequence GTGGTGGACGTCCAGGGCACGGTGGCGGACGGCTTCGAGCCGGTCCGGGACGCCTTCGCGGAGAACTTCGCCCGGCGCGGGGAGCGCGGCGCCGCCGTCACCGTCTACCGGCACGGCCGGAAGGCCGTCGACCTGTGGGGCGGCACGAAGGACGCCGACGCGGCGCCCGGCGACACCGACGCCGCGCCCTGGCTCCCCGGCACCGCCCAGATCGTGCGGTCGGCGACCAAGGGCGTCGCCGCCGCCGTGCTGCTCCTGCTCCACCAGCGCGGCCAGGTCGACCTCGACGCGCCCGTCGGCACGTACTGGCCCGAGTTCAAGGCGAACGGCAAGGAGCGCGTCCTCGTGCGCCACCTGCTGTCCCACCGCGCCGGCCTGCCCGTCCTCGACACGCCGCTGACCCCGGCCGAGGCCGTCGACGGGGTGAGCGGCCCGCGCGCCGTCGCCGCCCAGGCCCCGGCCTGGGAGCCCGGCACGGCCCACGGCTACCACGCGCAGACGTACAGCTGGCTGCTGGGCGAGCTGGTGCACCGGATCACCGGGCGCACGACAGGCACCTGGGTGGCCGAGGAGATAGCCCGGCCGCTCGCCGCCGATCTGTGGATCGGGCTGCCGGACGCCGAGCGGGACCGGGCCGGGCGGGTCGCCGGCATCGAGCCGCCCGCCGCGCCCGCCACGCCGGGGCTGCGGGTGCGCCCCAAGAAGTCCGTCTCGGCCGCCTACGACGACCCGGACTCCCTCACCCGCCGCGCGTTCGCCGCGATCACGCCGCTCGCCGACGAGAACGACCCCGCGTACCGCGCCGCCGAGCTCCCCGCCTCCGCGGGCATCGCCACGGCGGACGGGCTGGCCCGCTTCTACGCCTCGCTGATCGGGGACGTGGAGGGCGGCCGCCGGCTCTTCGCGCCCGCGACCCTGACCCTGGCCCGTACCGAGGAGTCGGTCGGCCCGGACCGCGTCCTGGTGGTGAACACCCGCTTCGGCCTCGGCTACATGCTGCACGGCGCGGCCTCGCCGCTGCTGGCCCCCGGCTCCTTCGGCCACCCGGGCCGGGGCGGCTCGCTGGCCTTCGCGGACCCGGAGTCGGGCATCGCCTTCGGCTACGTCACCAACGGCCTCCAGAAGAACGTCACGGCGGACCCGCGCGCCCAGGCGCTCGTACGGGCGGTTGGCAAGGCGCTCGCCGGGTAG
- a CDS encoding SDR family NAD(P)-dependent oxidoreductase: MAAAARFDGYAVLITGAGRGIGEATARRFAAEGARVLVTDLDGARADRVAAAVRAAGGTAEPLACDVGDRTAVEAAVATAVGRFGRLDVLVNNALSCHPDPALVEDEADDDWFRDLDITLTGAFRCVRAAVPHLAAAGGRGSVVNIGSVNGEQDFGNHAYSAAKAGLASLTRTLSGHCAPRGVRVNLVAPGTVHTPNWAGREAHLDRAATQYPLGRVGRPEDIAAAVTFLASQDASWITGVTLPVDGGLLVSNVGLRGALAGD; the protein is encoded by the coding sequence ATGGCAGCAGCGGCGCGCTTCGACGGCTACGCGGTACTGATCACCGGGGCGGGCCGCGGCATCGGCGAGGCCACGGCGCGGCGCTTCGCGGCCGAGGGCGCGCGGGTGCTCGTCACGGACCTCGACGGGGCGCGGGCGGACCGGGTCGCGGCCGCGGTGCGGGCGGCGGGCGGCACCGCCGAGCCGCTCGCCTGCGACGTGGGCGACCGCACGGCCGTCGAGGCGGCGGTGGCCACGGCGGTGGGGCGCTTCGGCCGTCTCGACGTGCTGGTCAACAACGCCCTCTCCTGCCACCCCGACCCGGCGCTGGTCGAGGACGAGGCGGACGACGACTGGTTCCGGGACCTCGACATCACGCTGACGGGCGCCTTCCGCTGTGTCCGCGCGGCCGTGCCGCACCTGGCCGCGGCGGGCGGCCGCGGCTCCGTCGTCAACATCGGCTCGGTCAACGGCGAACAGGACTTCGGGAACCACGCCTACAGCGCCGCCAAGGCCGGCCTCGCGAGCCTCACCCGCACCCTCTCCGGCCACTGCGCGCCCCGGGGTGTCCGGGTGAACCTGGTCGCGCCCGGCACCGTCCACACCCCGAACTGGGCGGGCCGCGAGGCGCACCTGGACCGCGCGGCCACCCAGTACCCCCTCGGCCGCGTCGGCCGCCCGGAGGACATCGCGGCGGCGGTGACCTTCCTGGCGTCCCAGGACGCGTCCTGGATCACAGGGGTGACGCTGCCGGTGGACGGCGGGCTTCTGGTGAGCAACGTGGGGCTGCGGGGAGCGCTGGCGGGGGACTGA
- a CDS encoding dolichyl-phosphate-mannose--protein mannosyltransferase, translated as MTSDTATRAHQGQTADERQPPWQRRLRRFGYAGGPRPDVRERLVPAFPEPGTRVWEALGARPPLALVLARWSGWIGPLLIALVAGLTRFWHLGSPKAVIFDETYYAKDAWALWKSGYEAKWPDDINDKIIDGFHTVPDAPGYVVHPPAGKWVIGLGEWLYGLNPFGWRFMVAVLGTLSVLMLCRIGRRLFRSTFLGCLAGALMAVDGLHFVMSRTSLLDSVLMFFVLAAFGCVLVDRDKARARLAAALPVGDDGPARPDAAVGDRLPLGLRPWRIAAGVFLGLACATKWNGAVYLAAFGLLTVLWDMGSRRLAGARRPTLATLRRDVPWAFLSTVPVALGVYLASWTGWFLKSGTYSEKDGWQHSGYYRHWAETEGGHSPDGFLAGVLNPLRSLWTYEQEVWRFNTTLTSPHTYQSNPWSWLVQSRPVSYFYESPSPGQDGCPADATDKCAREVLALGTPLLWWAACFALLYLLYRWGLRRDWRAGAVLCAVAAGYLPWFLWQERTIFIFYAVVFVPFLCLALAMMIGAVLGPPGSSERRRVVGAVGAGTLVLLIVWNFIYFFPIYTGHPIPMEAWRNRMWFDTWI; from the coding sequence GTGACCAGTGACACCGCGACCCGAGCACACCAGGGCCAGACGGCGGACGAGCGACAGCCCCCGTGGCAGCGCAGACTCCGCCGGTTCGGCTATGCGGGAGGGCCGCGGCCCGACGTCCGGGAGCGGCTCGTACCGGCGTTCCCCGAGCCCGGGACGCGGGTGTGGGAGGCGCTCGGGGCACGGCCGCCGCTCGCCCTGGTGCTGGCGCGGTGGTCGGGGTGGATCGGGCCGCTGCTGATCGCGCTCGTCGCCGGGCTGACCCGGTTCTGGCACCTGGGCAGCCCCAAGGCCGTGATATTCGACGAGACGTACTACGCCAAGGACGCCTGGGCCCTGTGGAAGTCCGGGTACGAGGCGAAGTGGCCCGACGACATCAACGACAAGATCATCGACGGCTTCCACACGGTCCCGGACGCCCCCGGTTACGTCGTGCACCCGCCGGCCGGCAAGTGGGTCATCGGCCTCGGTGAGTGGCTCTACGGGCTGAACCCTTTCGGCTGGCGTTTCATGGTCGCCGTCCTCGGCACCCTCTCGGTGCTGATGCTCTGCCGCATCGGCCGCCGGCTCTTCCGCTCCACCTTCCTGGGCTGCCTCGCGGGCGCCCTCATGGCCGTGGACGGCCTGCACTTCGTCATGAGCCGCACCTCGCTGCTCGACTCGGTGCTGATGTTCTTCGTGCTGGCCGCCTTCGGCTGCGTGCTCGTGGACCGCGACAAGGCGCGGGCCCGGCTGGCCGCCGCCCTCCCGGTCGGCGACGACGGGCCCGCGCGGCCCGACGCCGCGGTCGGCGACCGGCTCCCGCTCGGCCTCCGCCCGTGGCGGATCGCGGCCGGCGTCTTCCTGGGCCTGGCCTGCGCCACCAAGTGGAACGGAGCCGTCTATCTGGCGGCCTTCGGCCTGCTGACCGTCCTGTGGGACATGGGCTCGCGCCGCCTGGCCGGCGCCCGCCGGCCCACGCTCGCCACGCTGCGCCGCGACGTGCCGTGGGCGTTCCTGTCGACCGTGCCCGTCGCCCTCGGCGTCTACCTCGCCTCCTGGACGGGCTGGTTCCTCAAGAGCGGCACGTACAGCGAGAAGGACGGCTGGCAGCACAGCGGCTACTACCGGCACTGGGCCGAGACCGAGGGCGGCCACAGCCCGGACGGCTTCCTCGCCGGCGTCCTCAACCCGCTGCGCAGCCTGTGGACGTACGAGCAGGAGGTCTGGAGGTTCAACACCACCCTCACCTCGCCGCACACCTACCAGTCCAACCCCTGGAGCTGGCTGGTGCAGTCCCGCCCGGTCTCGTACTTCTACGAGTCCCCCTCGCCCGGCCAGGACGGCTGCCCGGCGGACGCCACCGACAAGTGCGCCCGCGAGGTCCTCGCGCTGGGCACCCCGCTGCTGTGGTGGGCCGCCTGCTTCGCCCTGCTCTACCTGCTCTACCGGTGGGGGCTGCGGCGCGACTGGCGCGCGGGCGCGGTGCTGTGCGCCGTCGCGGCGGGCTATCTGCCGTGGTTCCTGTGGCAGGAGCGGACGATCTTCATCTTCTACGCGGTCGTGTTCGTGCCGTTCCTGTGCCTGGCGCTGGCCATGATGATCGGGGCGGTCCTGGGGCCCCCGGGCTCCTCCGAGCGGCGCCGGGTCGTGGGCGCGGTCGGGGCGGGCACCCTGGTGCTGCTCATCGTCTGGAACTTCATCTACTTCTTCCCGATCTACACCGGGCACCCCATCCCGATGGAGGCCTGGCGCAACCGGATGTGGTTCGACACCTGGATCTGA
- a CDS encoding penicillin-binding transpeptidase domain-containing protein produces MHKGAKIAVGVVTAGLVGAAGLGAYNVIDAVAGTNSAHGEPAPKRTGPPTEKETADTARDFLAAWQDGDAAKAAALTDNVEAATTALNGYRDQAHVEKVTLKPGTATGTRVPFSVSAEIGYGKQRVTWTYESALDVVRGPATGKALVDWRSAVVHPQLARGETLRTDAGAAPQLTALDRNGTVLDAKDLPSLAPVLPELRRRFAEKAGGEPGVEVRAVTPGAGPEAAPKTLHVVSKGKPAKLRTTLDAKVQRAAETAVSGRDDASVVAVKAGTGEILAVANSKKTEFNAALMGQTPPGSTMKVVTAAMLLEKGKAAPGKPLPCPKYATYGMRFHNVEESENPGATFAQDFAASCNTAFISLAGGVPDDALAAEARDVFGLGLEWKTGLASFDGSVPVESGAGKAAAMIGQGKVQMSPLNMASVAATARTGSFHQPYLVDPSVDGRQLARASRSLPADVAQQLRSMMRLTAVSGTGRKAMSGLGNDVGAKTGSAEIDGQTLPNGWFTAYRGDVAAAAVVPQGGHGGDSAGPIVAAVLRAG; encoded by the coding sequence ATGCACAAGGGTGCGAAGATCGCGGTGGGTGTCGTGACCGCCGGACTGGTGGGAGCCGCCGGACTCGGCGCGTACAACGTGATCGACGCGGTCGCGGGAACCAACTCCGCGCACGGCGAACCGGCCCCCAAGAGGACCGGGCCGCCGACGGAGAAGGAGACCGCCGACACCGCCCGCGACTTCCTCGCCGCCTGGCAGGACGGCGACGCCGCGAAAGCCGCCGCCCTGACCGACAACGTGGAGGCGGCGACCACCGCCCTCAACGGCTACCGCGACCAGGCCCACGTCGAGAAGGTCACGCTCAAGCCCGGCACGGCGACCGGCACCCGGGTGCCCTTCTCCGTCAGCGCCGAGATCGGCTACGGCAAGCAGCGCGTCACCTGGACCTACGAGTCGGCCCTCGACGTCGTCCGCGGGCCGGCCACCGGGAAGGCCCTCGTCGACTGGCGGTCCGCCGTCGTCCACCCCCAGCTCGCCCGCGGCGAGACCCTGCGCACCGACGCCGGCGCCGCGCCGCAGCTGACCGCGCTCGACCGCAACGGCACCGTGCTCGACGCCAAGGACCTCCCCTCGCTCGCGCCCGTCCTGCCGGAGCTGCGCAGGCGCTTCGCCGAGAAGGCGGGCGGCGAACCCGGCGTCGAGGTGCGCGCCGTCACCCCGGGCGCCGGCCCCGAGGCCGCCCCGAAGACCCTGCACGTGGTCTCCAAGGGCAAGCCCGCAAAGCTGAGGACGACGCTCGACGCGAAGGTGCAGCGCGCCGCCGAGACCGCCGTGAGCGGCCGCGACGACGCCTCCGTCGTCGCGGTCAAGGCCGGCACCGGCGAGATCCTGGCCGTCGCCAACTCGAAGAAGACCGAGTTCAACGCGGCGCTCATGGGCCAGACCCCGCCCGGCTCCACCATGAAGGTCGTCACCGCGGCGATGCTGCTGGAGAAGGGCAAGGCCGCCCCCGGGAAGCCGCTGCCCTGTCCCAAGTACGCCACCTACGGCATGCGCTTCCACAACGTCGAGGAGAGCGAGAACCCCGGCGCCACCTTCGCCCAGGACTTCGCCGCCTCCTGCAACACCGCCTTCATCTCCCTCGCCGGCGGCGTCCCGGACGACGCGCTCGCCGCCGAGGCCCGGGACGTCTTCGGCCTCGGCCTGGAGTGGAAGACCGGCCTCGCGAGCTTCGACGGCAGCGTCCCGGTAGAGTCCGGCGCCGGCAAGGCCGCCGCGATGATCGGCCAGGGCAAGGTGCAGATGTCCCCCCTGAACATGGCCTCCGTCGCCGCCACCGCGCGCACGGGCTCCTTCCACCAGCCCTACCTCGTCGACCCGTCCGTCGACGGCCGGCAGCTCGCGCGGGCCTCGCGCTCCCTCCCGGCGGACGTCGCCCAGCAGTTGCGCTCGATGATGCGGCTCACGGCGGTCTCGGGCACGGGGCGCAAGGCGATGTCCGGTCTCGGGAACGACGTCGGGGCGAAGACGGGGTCGGCGGAGATCGACGGGCAGACGCTGCCGAACGGGTGGTTCACGGCGTACCGGGGGGACGTGGCCGCGGCGGCGGTCGTGCCGCAGGGGGGTCATGGCGGGGATTCGGCGGGGCCGATCGTGGCGGCGGTGCTGCGGGCGGGGTGA
- a CDS encoding DMT family transporter, translating into MTPLVVAAVLAAAVTHASWNAIAHGIKDQLLAFTLVGGGGALCGFALLPFVPGVAGGAWPYLLASAVLHVVYQLLLMRSFTLGDFGQMYPIARGSAPLAVTVLAAVFAGELPDAWQLAGVAVASAGLVGLALWGIRGSGARPHWPAITAALATGLAIAAYTVVDGLGVRASGSPLGYIAWLMILEGLAIPAYALATRRGRLVAGLRPHAARGLLGGVLSVFAYGLVLWAQTRAALAPIAALRESSIIVGAAIGAVVMKERFGAPRIAAAGLMVVGISLMLHAG; encoded by the coding sequence ATGACCCCCCTCGTCGTCGCCGCCGTCCTCGCCGCCGCCGTCACCCACGCCAGTTGGAACGCCATCGCCCACGGCATCAAGGACCAACTGCTCGCGTTCACCCTCGTCGGCGGCGGAGGCGCGCTCTGCGGGTTCGCGCTGCTGCCCTTCGTGCCCGGGGTCGCGGGCGGGGCCTGGCCGTATCTGCTCGCCTCCGCCGTGCTGCACGTCGTCTACCAGCTGCTGCTCATGCGGTCCTTCACGCTCGGCGACTTCGGGCAGATGTACCCGATCGCCCGTGGCAGCGCGCCGCTGGCCGTGACCGTCCTCGCGGCGGTCTTCGCCGGCGAGCTGCCGGACGCCTGGCAGCTCGCCGGGGTCGCGGTGGCCTCGGCCGGGCTGGTCGGCCTGGCGCTGTGGGGCATCCGCGGCTCCGGCGCGCGCCCGCACTGGCCGGCGATCACCGCCGCGCTCGCCACCGGCCTGGCCATCGCCGCGTACACGGTCGTCGACGGCCTGGGCGTCCGCGCCTCCGGCTCGCCCCTCGGCTACATCGCCTGGCTGATGATCCTCGAAGGGCTCGCCATCCCCGCCTACGCGCTGGCCACCCGCCGCGGCCGGCTCGTCGCCGGGCTCCGCCCCCACGCCGCCCGCGGCCTGCTCGGCGGAGTGCTGTCGGTCTTCGCCTACGGACTCGTCCTGTGGGCACAGACCCGGGCCGCGCTGGCGCCGATCGCGGCGCTGCGGGAGTCGTCGATCATCGTGGGCGCGGCGATCGGCGCCGTCGTCATGAAGGAGAGGTTCGGGGCGCCGAGGATCGCCGCCGCGGGGCTCATGGTCGTGGGGATCAGCCTGATGCTGCACGCGGGGTGA
- the rsmI gene encoding 16S rRNA (cytidine(1402)-2'-O)-methyltransferase yields the protein MTGTLVLAGTPIGDVADAPPRLAAELAAAEVIAAEDTRRLRRLTQALGVHTTGRVVSYFEGNESARTPELVEALAGGARVLLVTDAGMPSVSDPGYRLVAAAVERDIKVTAVPGPSAVLTALAVSGLPVDRFCFEGFLPRKAGERLGRLREVADERRTLVYFEAPHRLDDTLAAMAEALGPKRRAAVCRELTKTYEEVKRGPLDELAAWAAEGVRGEITIVVEGAPEAGPQDLDPAELVRRVQVREEAGERRKEAIAAVAAEAGLPKREVFDAVVAAKNAAGKPAK from the coding sequence GTGACTGGAACGCTCGTACTCGCAGGTACCCCCATCGGTGACGTCGCCGACGCGCCCCCGCGGCTGGCCGCCGAGCTCGCCGCCGCCGAGGTGATCGCCGCCGAGGACACCCGGCGGCTGCGCCGCCTCACCCAGGCGCTGGGCGTGCACACCACCGGCCGCGTCGTCTCCTACTTCGAGGGCAACGAGTCGGCCCGTACGCCCGAGCTCGTCGAGGCGCTGGCCGGCGGTGCCCGGGTGCTGCTGGTCACCGACGCGGGCATGCCGTCCGTGTCCGACCCCGGCTACCGGCTCGTCGCCGCCGCCGTCGAGCGTGACATCAAGGTCACGGCCGTGCCGGGCCCGTCCGCCGTGCTGACCGCGCTCGCCGTCTCCGGGCTGCCCGTGGACCGCTTCTGCTTCGAGGGCTTCCTGCCGCGCAAGGCGGGGGAGCGGCTCGGCCGGCTGCGCGAGGTGGCGGACGAGCGCCGTACGCTCGTCTACTTCGAGGCGCCGCACCGCCTGGACGACACCCTCGCCGCCATGGCCGAGGCGCTGGGCCCGAAGCGCCGGGCCGCCGTCTGCCGCGAGCTGACCAAGACGTACGAGGAGGTCAAGCGCGGCCCCCTGGACGAGCTCGCCGCCTGGGCCGCCGAGGGCGTCCGCGGCGAGATCACCATCGTCGTGGAGGGCGCCCCCGAGGCCGGCCCCCAGGACCTCGACCCCGCGGAGCTCGTGCGCCGGGTGCAGGTCCGGGAGGAGGCGGGGGAGCGCCGTAAGGAGGCGATCGCCGCGGTGGCCGCGGAGGCCGGGCTGCCCAAGCGGGAGGTCTTCGACGCGGTGGTGGCGGCGAAGAACGCGGCGGGGAAGCCGGCGAAGTAG
- a CDS encoding TatD family hydrolase produces MAAKASNSDRPGGARSQSDKDVPPPLPAPLNVPVADSHTHLDMQGSSVGEALAKAASVGVTTVVQVGCDLAGSRWAAETAAAHESVWATVALHPNEAPRIVLGDPDGWSRQGAREPGGDAALDAALEEIDALAALPHVRGVGETGLDFFRTGPEGMAAQERSFRRHIDIAKRHGKALVIHDREAHADVLRVLEEEGAPETVVFHCYSGDAEMAKVCAEAGYYMSFAGNVTFKNAQHLRDALAVAPLDRVLVETDAPFLTPMPYRGRPNAPYLIPVTLRAMAGYRGVDEDALATAVAANTARAFGY; encoded by the coding sequence ATGGCGGCAAAAGCATCGAACAGCGACAGGCCCGGCGGCGCGCGGAGTCAGAGCGACAAGGACGTCCCCCCGCCCCTCCCGGCACCGCTGAACGTGCCGGTCGCCGACTCGCACACCCATCTGGACATGCAGGGCTCCTCCGTCGGGGAAGCCCTGGCCAAGGCCGCCTCGGTAGGGGTGACCACCGTCGTCCAGGTGGGGTGCGACCTGGCCGGATCCCGCTGGGCGGCGGAGACGGCCGCCGCGCACGAGAGCGTCTGGGCCACCGTGGCCCTGCATCCGAACGAAGCCCCCCGCATCGTCCTGGGCGACCCCGACGGCTGGTCGCGCCAGGGCGCCCGCGAGCCGGGCGGCGACGCCGCGCTGGACGCGGCGCTGGAGGAGATCGACGCCCTGGCCGCGCTGCCGCACGTCCGCGGCGTCGGCGAGACCGGCCTGGACTTCTTCCGTACGGGCCCCGAGGGCATGGCCGCCCAGGAGCGCTCCTTCCGTCGCCACATCGACATCGCCAAGCGCCACGGCAAGGCCCTGGTCATCCACGACCGGGAGGCGCACGCCGACGTCCTGCGGGTGCTGGAGGAGGAGGGCGCCCCGGAGACCGTCGTCTTCCACTGCTACTCCGGCGACGCCGAGATGGCGAAGGTGTGCGCCGAGGCGGGCTACTACATGTCCTTCGCGGGCAATGTGACCTTCAAGAACGCCCAGCACCTGCGGGACGCCCTCGCCGTCGCCCCGCTCGACCGGGTGCTCGTCGAGACGGACGCGCCGTTCCTGACGCCGATGCCCTATCGCGGACGGCCCAATGCGCCGTACCTCATTCCGGTCACGTTGCGCGCGATGGCCGGGTACCGAGGGGTGGACGAGGACGCCCTGGCCACGGCGGTCGCCGCGAATACCGCAAGGGCGTTCGGCTACTGA